One Curtobacterium sp. BH-2-1-1 genomic region harbors:
- a CDS encoding beta-N-acetylhexosaminidase, giving the protein MVDSDMLIPRPRRTEPGAGAFAITPSTRIAADAASESVRLYLQQTLRGSTGLPVRDAVAGVDTAHTDVIALRVADDDTLPTGPAGDRSESFRLRVTADRVEITGGGPAGVFYGVQALLQSLPADVYRKGRVGTGPWTLPAVTVEDAPAFAWRGVMLDVARHFHTKHEVMRVIDQLAAHRLNRLHFHLTEDQGWRIEIRKYPRLTEVGSWRKESQVGAHVPDADGVLHPAAFDGRPHGGYYTQDDIREIVAYAADRFVTVVPEIETPGHVRAALAAYPSLGVSGEPIDVWTEWGIAEDVLNAEESTIAFFQDVLDEVIALFPSEYIGVGGDECPKVQWEDDPRTQERIRELGLDDEEQLQAWIIGRLASHVESHGRRAFGWDEILEGGTLSKSATVLSWRGLTGARTAAKRGHDVISAPDDQVYLDYRQSDLETEPIPVSIVLSVDDVFAFDPVPADLTDAERAHVIGGQGNMWTEHVDTARKLDYQLFPRVAALAEALWSADVTGPRDAAEFRGRLAEHLARLEAMGIDYRHDAGPFPWEQRPGVPGRPHSREERAAYIDAVTANIAD; this is encoded by the coding sequence ATGGTGGACTCCGACATGCTCATCCCACGGCCGCGCCGCACCGAACCGGGTGCCGGCGCCTTCGCGATCACCCCGTCGACCCGCATCGCCGCAGACGCCGCGAGCGAGTCGGTCCGACTGTACCTGCAGCAGACCCTGCGGGGGTCGACCGGGCTGCCGGTGCGCGACGCCGTGGCCGGGGTCGACACCGCGCACACGGACGTGATCGCACTCCGTGTCGCCGACGACGACACGCTCCCCACCGGACCGGCCGGTGACCGCTCCGAGTCGTTCCGGCTGCGGGTCACGGCCGACCGGGTCGAGATCACCGGCGGGGGTCCGGCGGGCGTCTTCTACGGCGTCCAGGCGCTCCTGCAGTCGCTGCCGGCCGACGTCTACCGCAAGGGCCGGGTCGGCACCGGCCCGTGGACGCTCCCGGCGGTCACCGTCGAGGACGCCCCCGCGTTCGCCTGGCGCGGCGTCATGCTCGACGTCGCCCGGCACTTCCACACCAAGCACGAGGTCATGCGGGTGATCGACCAGCTCGCCGCGCACCGGCTCAACCGACTGCACTTCCACCTCACCGAGGACCAGGGGTGGCGCATCGAGATCCGGAAGTACCCGCGGCTGACCGAGGTCGGCTCGTGGCGGAAGGAGTCGCAGGTCGGGGCGCATGTGCCGGACGCCGACGGGGTGCTGCACCCGGCGGCGTTCGACGGCCGTCCGCACGGCGGCTACTACACGCAGGACGACATCCGCGAGATCGTCGCCTACGCGGCCGACCGGTTCGTCACCGTCGTCCCCGAGATCGAGACGCCCGGGCACGTCCGCGCCGCCCTCGCCGCCTACCCGTCGCTCGGCGTCTCGGGCGAGCCGATCGACGTGTGGACGGAGTGGGGCATCGCCGAGGACGTCCTCAACGCCGAGGAGTCCACGATCGCCTTCTTCCAGGACGTCCTCGACGAGGTCATCGCCCTGTTCCCCTCGGAGTACATCGGCGTCGGCGGCGACGAGTGCCCCAAGGTCCAGTGGGAGGACGACCCCCGCACGCAGGAACGCATCCGCGAGCTCGGCCTCGACGACGAGGAGCAGCTCCAGGCGTGGATCATCGGCCGGCTCGCCTCCCACGTCGAGTCGCACGGGCGGCGGGCGTTCGGGTGGGACGAGATCCTCGAGGGCGGCACGCTCTCGAAGTCCGCGACCGTGCTCTCGTGGCGCGGGCTCACCGGCGCCCGGACCGCGGCGAAGCGGGGCCACGACGTGATCTCCGCCCCGGACGACCAGGTGTACCTCGACTACCGGCAGAGCGACCTCGAGACCGAGCCCATCCCGGTGTCGATCGTCCTGTCCGTCGACGACGTGTTCGCCTTCGACCCGGTACCGGCGGACCTCACCGACGCCGAGCGCGCCCACGTGATCGGTGGCCAGGGCAACATGTGGACCGAGCACGTGGACACCGCCCGCAAGCTCGACTACCAGCTCTTCCCGCGGGTCGCCGCCCTCGCCGAGGCGCTCTGGTCGGCCGACGTCACCGGGCCTCGAGACGCCGCCGAGTTCCGGGGGCGACTCGCCGAGCACCTCGCTCGGCTCGAGGCGATGGGGATCGACTACCGGCACGACGCCGGGCCGTTCCCCTGGGAGCAGCGGCCGGGGGTGCCGGGGCGGCCGCACTCGCGCGAGGAGCGTGCGGCCTACATCGACGCCGTCACCGCCAACATCGCGGACTGA
- a CDS encoding fructose-specific PTS transporter subunit EIIC: MSVNTSPRLISVQLVGLDEDLGATSSDVIRVLADRVAATGRAADGASLAADAIKREASVGTGVPGGIAIPHARSASVSEPTLAMSRLARTVSFGAPDGDADIVFMIAVPEGADKDHLTVLSTLARALIREDFTAALRAAATPQEIVDLVDREVSGEVAQAGVGNASSASSATATGQEARPAAATHAADGDAAGSTAGARKVLVGVTACPTGIAHTYMAADALVAAAQRAGAEMHVETQGSSQVEPLDPALIARADAVVFAVDVDVRDRGRFAGKPLVAGPVKRGVDEPDKMIAEALRAADDPNAARVHGNAAEAGSSTAKDEHFGQALKRWLLTGVSYMIPFVAGGGLLIALGFLLAGYGIALTHGDSGQNNAVYTLTNYTLLNLPPEGLAYYLGAAAFQIGGVSLGFLVAALAGYIAYAMADRPGIAPGFVAGSIAVFMNAGFLGGLIGGLIAGAAAYWIGRIPTWRWLRGLMPVVIIPLFASIIASGLMLLVLGGPIAWLMTQLTEFLNSLSGASAILLGIILGLMMAFDLGGPVNKVAYAFAVAGLGAGSATNVVPFEIMAAVMAAGMVPPLALALASTVLYRKGFTKPERENGKAAWLLGASFISEGAIPFAAADPLRVIPASMVGAAVTGAISMAAGVTSRAPHGGIFVFFAIGDVAMFIVAILAGTVVSALVLVGLKKWVRRAPAADAAVSETADDRVAVAV; this comes from the coding sequence ATGTCCGTCAACACGAGTCCACGCCTCATCAGCGTCCAGCTCGTCGGTCTCGACGAGGACCTCGGCGCCACCTCGAGCGACGTCATCCGCGTCCTCGCCGACCGCGTCGCCGCGACCGGCCGCGCGGCGGACGGGGCGTCCCTCGCCGCTGACGCGATCAAGCGCGAGGCCAGCGTCGGCACCGGCGTCCCCGGTGGCATCGCGATCCCGCACGCCCGGTCCGCGTCGGTCTCCGAGCCGACCCTGGCGATGAGCCGCCTCGCCCGGACGGTGTCGTTCGGCGCCCCGGACGGCGACGCCGACATCGTCTTCATGATCGCCGTGCCCGAAGGGGCCGACAAGGACCACCTCACGGTCCTCTCGACCCTGGCCCGTGCGCTCATCCGCGAGGACTTCACCGCCGCCCTCCGCGCTGCCGCCACCCCGCAGGAGATCGTGGACCTCGTCGACCGCGAGGTGAGCGGCGAGGTCGCGCAGGCCGGCGTCGGGAACGCGAGCAGCGCCTCCAGTGCGACCGCCACCGGCCAGGAGGCGCGACCCGCCGCCGCCACGCACGCCGCGGACGGCGACGCGGCCGGGTCCACCGCCGGAGCACGCAAGGTGCTCGTCGGTGTCACCGCGTGCCCGACCGGCATCGCGCACACCTACATGGCAGCCGACGCCCTCGTCGCCGCGGCCCAGCGCGCGGGTGCCGAGATGCACGTCGAGACGCAGGGGTCCTCGCAGGTCGAGCCGCTCGACCCGGCCCTCATCGCCCGCGCCGACGCCGTCGTCTTCGCGGTCGACGTGGACGTCCGCGACCGCGGCCGCTTCGCCGGCAAGCCCCTCGTGGCCGGCCCGGTCAAGCGCGGTGTCGACGAGCCGGACAAGATGATCGCCGAGGCCCTCCGTGCCGCTGACGACCCGAACGCCGCACGCGTGCACGGCAACGCCGCCGAGGCCGGCTCGAGCACCGCCAAGGACGAGCACTTCGGGCAGGCGCTCAAGCGCTGGCTGCTCACGGGTGTGAGCTACATGATCCCGTTCGTCGCGGGCGGCGGGCTCCTCATCGCGCTCGGCTTCCTGCTCGCCGGCTACGGCATCGCGCTGACCCACGGTGACTCCGGGCAGAACAACGCGGTCTACACGCTGACGAACTACACGCTCCTGAACCTCCCGCCGGAGGGCCTGGCGTACTACCTCGGTGCCGCCGCGTTCCAGATCGGTGGCGTGTCGCTTGGGTTCCTGGTGGCAGCGCTCGCCGGGTACATCGCCTACGCCATGGCCGACCGCCCCGGCATCGCGCCCGGCTTCGTCGCCGGTTCGATCGCCGTCTTCATGAACGCCGGGTTCCTCGGCGGCCTGATCGGTGGTCTCATCGCCGGTGCCGCCGCCTACTGGATCGGCCGCATCCCGACCTGGCGGTGGCTGCGTGGCCTGATGCCCGTCGTGATCATCCCGCTGTTCGCGTCGATCATCGCCTCGGGGCTCATGCTGCTCGTGCTCGGCGGGCCCATCGCCTGGCTGATGACCCAGCTGACCGAGTTCCTCAACTCGCTGTCCGGTGCCTCGGCGATCCTGCTCGGCATCATCCTCGGCCTGATGATGGCGTTCGACCTCGGTGGCCCGGTCAACAAGGTGGCGTACGCGTTCGCGGTCGCCGGCCTCGGCGCCGGATCCGCGACGAACGTCGTCCCGTTCGAGATCATGGCGGCCGTGATGGCCGCGGGCATGGTCCCGCCGCTGGCCCTGGCGCTCGCCTCGACCGTGCTCTACCGCAAGGGGTTCACGAAGCCCGAGCGCGAGAACGGCAAGGCTGCGTGGCTGCTCGGTGCCTCGTTCATCTCCGAGGGTGCGATCCCGTTCGCGGCCGCCGACCCGCTGCGCGTCATCCCGGCGTCGATGGTCGGTGCCGCGGTCACGGGCGCGATCTCGATGGCTGCCGGCGTGACCTCGCGGGCGCCGCACGGTGGGATCTTCGTGTTCTTCGCGATCGGGGACGTGGCGATGTTCATCGTCGCGATCCTCGCGGGCACCGTGGTGTCGGCGCTCGTGCTCGTCGGGCTGAAGAAGTGGGTGCGGCGGGCGCCGGCGGCGGACGCAGCCGTGTCCGAGACGGCGGACGACCGCGTGGCGGTCGCCGTGTAG
- a CDS encoding 1-phosphofructokinase family hexose kinase — MTTNTNTTRSTMSTRIVTVTPNPSLDRTIELAGELQRGAVQRATRSTAEPGGKGVNVSRVVVASGGDTVAVLPGDELDPVLLGLATRGIPTAALPIGAPLRSNVTVTEPTGTTTKLNEPGPSLAGRLEDLAALVADTAGATATGPVARWVVLAGSLPPGLPDDALAVLVRAVRQRHGDDVRIAVDSSGVPFTALLQSGERIDLVKPNAEELAEVVGGDPDEFERDVDAAAIAAQRLRDKNVGTVLLTLGSAGAVLVTEDGSYAAAAPRIVARSTVGAGDSSLAGYLLAEVAGQSPEQRLAQAVATGAAAAALPGSDVPALDHTDPSSIEVRALERAPEPA, encoded by the coding sequence ATGACCACGAACACGAACACGACACGCAGCACCATGAGCACCCGCATCGTCACGGTCACCCCGAACCCGAGCCTCGACCGCACGATCGAGCTCGCCGGCGAACTCCAGCGCGGCGCCGTCCAGCGCGCCACCCGCTCCACGGCCGAGCCCGGCGGCAAGGGCGTCAACGTCTCCCGGGTCGTCGTCGCGAGCGGCGGCGACACCGTGGCGGTGCTGCCCGGCGACGAGCTCGACCCGGTGCTGCTCGGCCTCGCGACGCGCGGGATCCCGACCGCGGCACTCCCGATCGGTGCGCCGCTCCGCTCGAACGTCACGGTGACCGAGCCGACCGGCACGACGACGAAGCTCAACGAGCCCGGTCCATCGCTCGCGGGTCGCCTCGAGGACCTCGCGGCACTCGTCGCCGACACCGCCGGTGCCACCGCGACCGGACCCGTCGCACGCTGGGTGGTCCTCGCCGGCTCCCTGCCCCCGGGGCTTCCGGACGACGCCCTCGCGGTCCTCGTCCGAGCCGTCCGGCAGCGCCACGGCGACGACGTCCGGATCGCGGTCGACTCCTCGGGCGTGCCCTTCACCGCGCTGCTGCAGTCCGGCGAGCGGATCGACCTCGTGAAGCCGAACGCCGAGGAGCTCGCCGAGGTCGTCGGCGGCGACCCGGACGAGTTCGAGCGGGACGTCGACGCGGCAGCGATCGCGGCGCAGCGCCTCCGTGACAAGAACGTCGGCACCGTGCTCCTGACGCTCGGCAGCGCCGGAGCCGTCCTCGTGACGGAGGACGGGAGCTACGCGGCCGCAGCACCCCGGATCGTGGCGCGCTCGACCGTCGGCGCGGGGGACTCCTCCCTCGCCGGCTACCTGCTCGCCGAGGTCGCCGGGCAGTCGCCCGAGCAGCGCCTCGCCCAAGCCGTCGCCACCGGAGCGGCAGCCGCTGCCCTCCCCGGCAGCGACGTCCCCGCCCTCGACCACACCGACCCGTCGAGCATCGAGGTCCGAGCGCTCGAGCGAGCGCCCGAACCCGCCTGA
- a CDS encoding DeoR/GlpR family DNA-binding transcription regulator: MYATERHDAIAAALQDAGRVSVADLAEHFDVTTETVRRDLDALESAGLLRRVHGGAVPVGRSSVVELSVAEREGQHNSAKSAIARAAMRLVPPTFTGSIALDAGTTCAAVAAELARWEPATAGATLTVITNSVPIAATLQHSEHVELHLLGGRVRGVTSAAVGTATVEQIGALRPDIAFVGTNGLSAGFGLSTPDEYEAAVKGAYVLAARRSVVLADAAKHGVEALMRFARLDEIDTIVTDQEPPADLAGALAEADVEVVVA, translated from the coding sequence ATGTACGCAACCGAGCGGCACGACGCGATCGCAGCAGCGTTGCAGGATGCCGGCCGCGTGTCCGTGGCCGACCTCGCCGAGCACTTCGACGTCACGACCGAGACCGTCCGCCGTGACCTCGACGCCCTCGAGTCCGCCGGCCTCCTGCGCCGCGTGCACGGGGGAGCGGTCCCGGTCGGACGATCGAGCGTCGTCGAGCTCTCCGTCGCCGAGCGCGAGGGGCAGCACAACTCCGCCAAGTCCGCCATCGCCCGGGCCGCGATGCGCCTCGTGCCGCCGACCTTCACCGGCTCGATCGCCCTCGACGCCGGCACCACCTGCGCCGCGGTCGCCGCCGAGCTCGCCCGGTGGGAGCCCGCGACGGCCGGGGCGACCCTCACGGTCATCACGAACTCGGTCCCGATCGCCGCGACCCTGCAGCACAGCGAGCACGTCGAGCTGCACCTGCTCGGCGGCCGTGTCCGCGGGGTGACGAGCGCCGCCGTCGGGACGGCCACGGTCGAGCAGATCGGCGCGCTGCGTCCGGACATCGCCTTCGTCGGGACGAACGGCCTGTCCGCGGGCTTCGGCCTGAGCACACCGGACGAGTACGAGGCGGCGGTGAAGGGGGCGTACGTCCTCGCGGCCCGGCGCAGCGTAGTCCTCGCGGACGCGGCGAAGCACGGGGTCGAGGCGCTCATGCGGTTCGCCCGGCTCGACGAGATCGACACGATCGTCACCGACCAGGAGCCGCCGGCCGACCTCGCCGGAGCGCTCGCCGAGGCCGACGTCGAGGTGGTCGTCGCATGA
- a CDS encoding carbohydrate ABC transporter permease produces MTTTTTPGVTGATASETQPDVTGAGRASRPGPIAPVRARRRRPRVVANTIAVVFCLVWVFPIYWMVNTAFKPSDEVTTLTPIWLPLRPTLENFTRALTQDGFLVYLRNSAIVVVAAVLLSIVVGFLASAALSRFRFRGRRAILVAILFVQMIPSGALLIPLFLSFQSLGLLNSYIGLILAYVASVLPFSIWVMRGFFVAVPVEIEEAAKVDGAGTFRILWSVLFPLVMPGVIATSVFAFIAAWNDYLTAYVMLKDQGMYTLPVWLAGFSTNKGTDFGGLMAASVLFSIPVVVFFLIVQRRLVSGMTAGAVKG; encoded by the coding sequence GTGACGACGACGACCACCCCCGGTGTCACCGGGGCGACCGCTTCCGAGACGCAACCGGACGTGACGGGGGCGGGTCGCGCCTCCAGGCCCGGTCCGATCGCGCCGGTGCGCGCGCGCCGACGCAGGCCGCGGGTCGTGGCGAACACGATCGCGGTGGTCTTCTGCCTCGTCTGGGTGTTCCCGATCTACTGGATGGTGAACACGGCGTTCAAGCCGTCGGACGAAGTGACGACCCTCACGCCGATCTGGCTGCCGCTGCGGCCGACGCTCGAGAACTTCACGCGGGCGCTGACGCAGGACGGGTTCCTCGTGTACCTGCGGAACTCCGCGATCGTGGTCGTGGCGGCCGTGCTGCTGTCGATCGTCGTCGGGTTCCTGGCGTCGGCGGCGCTGTCGCGCTTCCGGTTCCGTGGCCGGCGGGCGATCCTCGTGGCGATCCTCTTCGTGCAGATGATCCCGTCGGGTGCTCTGCTCATCCCGCTGTTCCTGTCGTTCCAGTCGCTCGGGCTGCTCAACAGCTACATCGGGCTGATCCTCGCGTACGTCGCGAGCGTGCTGCCGTTCTCGATCTGGGTCATGCGCGGGTTCTTCGTCGCGGTGCCGGTCGAGATCGAGGAAGCCGCGAAGGTCGACGGTGCGGGGACGTTCCGGATCCTGTGGAGCGTGCTGTTCCCGCTGGTGATGCCGGGGGTCATCGCCACGAGTGTGTTCGCGTTCATCGCTGCGTGGAACGACTACCTGACGGCGTACGTGATGCTCAAGGACCAGGGGATGTACACGCTGCCGGTGTGGCTCGCGGGGTTCTCGACGAACAAGGGGACGGACTTCGGCGGGCTCATGGCGGCGAGTGTGCTGTTCTCGATCCCGGTGGTGGTGTTCTTCCTCATCGTGCAGCGGCGGCTCGTGAGCGGGATGACCGCGGGGGCCGTCAAGGGCTGA
- a CDS encoding carbohydrate ABC transporter permease, with protein MTSTAERVPGSAQAEPGTRRGSTGRRGPTGPGGRAGRRSLTSSRAPLVLLAPAALLLLALVVYPLVRLVVISFQDYGLRAIFTGQAGFAGFTNYTNVLTDASFWPVMLRTVLVTGAMVIGTIGIGMAVSQLLTRLGVVMRTVVSVVLVLAWAMPNVASSLVWQWLFQPFYGVLNWLITQLGVFGDHTQDNWASSPGQALTIVLSLVIWQAVPFVALTLYAAQSQIAPEYYEAGALDGASAWAMYRSITLPALVPTLLLVTILSVIWDFNVFNQIWLLTKGGPEDTTLTLGIWTFVKSFVSNAYGQGAAIAVISTLILGALTSYYIRRLVRSGEEDL; from the coding sequence ATGACCTCCACTGCGGAGCGGGTCCCCGGTTCGGCGCAGGCCGAGCCGGGGACCCGGCGTGGGTCGACGGGGCGTCGCGGTCCCACCGGGCCGGGCGGTCGCGCAGGTCGTCGATCGCTCACCTCGTCCCGAGCGCCGCTGGTCCTGCTCGCACCGGCTGCGCTGCTGCTCCTCGCGCTCGTCGTCTACCCGCTCGTCCGCCTGGTGGTCATCTCCTTCCAGGACTACGGGCTGCGGGCGATCTTCACCGGGCAGGCCGGGTTCGCCGGTTTCACGAACTACACGAACGTCCTCACCGACGCCAGCTTCTGGCCGGTCATGCTGCGCACCGTGCTCGTCACGGGCGCGATGGTGATCGGGACCATCGGCATCGGCATGGCGGTGTCACAGCTGCTGACCCGGCTCGGTGTCGTCATGCGCACGGTCGTGAGCGTCGTGCTCGTGTTGGCGTGGGCGATGCCGAACGTCGCGTCGAGCCTGGTGTGGCAGTGGCTCTTCCAGCCCTTCTACGGCGTGCTCAACTGGCTCATCACCCAGCTCGGGGTGTTCGGCGACCACACGCAGGACAACTGGGCGTCGAGTCCCGGGCAGGCGCTGACGATCGTGCTCTCGCTCGTGATCTGGCAGGCGGTGCCGTTCGTCGCGCTGACGCTGTACGCCGCGCAGTCCCAGATCGCGCCCGAGTACTACGAGGCCGGGGCGCTCGACGGGGCGTCCGCGTGGGCGATGTACCGCTCGATCACCCTGCCGGCGCTCGTGCCGACGCTGCTGCTCGTCACGATCCTCTCGGTGATCTGGGACTTCAACGTCTTCAACCAGATCTGGCTGCTCACCAAGGGCGGCCCCGAGGACACCACGCTCACCCTCGGCATCTGGACGTTCGTGAAGTCCTTCGTGTCGAACGCGTACGGGCAGGGCGCGGCGATCGCCGTCATCTCGACGCTGATCCTCGGGGCGCTCACCAGCTACTACATCCGCCGGCTGGTCCGGAGCGGGGAGGAAGACCTGTGA
- a CDS encoding sugar ABC transporter substrate-binding protein: MTRTRFAALGALALAGALALTGCSAGSNGASDGGTKSIGTPDGKGKTLTVWIMNGDLSPKILDVAEKQFTKATGAKVKLQLQQWDGITTKLTTALAQKDAPDVVDLGNTQVPVYAATGGLMDLSPYKDELADGQTWLSGLEGPATVDGKLYGAPLFAGNRAVIYNKKMWADAGVTDVPKSYDELTADLDKVKAKNPQADFSAFYMPGQYWYGGLQWVWDAGGQIATEKDGKWKGAIDSADAVKGLTAWKDFQNSYSAKSTQDINTDKPAESDVFAQGNTSAILGSAWEIGSITTAKPELKDQIGTFAMPSSTAGKTQPVFLGGSDLGIPSKSANQDLALYYTKILTSKKFQQDQVFGVDGWEPNSTQLLDAVAGDVDELHKPYFEAASTSRPTPATPGWATIEGDSTFQTMFADVATGRKTPKQAAEGFSEHLTTALNAQQ; this comes from the coding sequence GTGACACGCACGCGTTTCGCCGCACTCGGTGCGCTCGCCCTCGCAGGCGCGCTCGCCCTCACCGGGTGCTCCGCCGGAAGCAACGGAGCTTCCGACGGCGGCACGAAGTCCATCGGTACACCCGATGGCAAGGGCAAGACACTCACCGTCTGGATCATGAACGGCGACCTCAGCCCGAAGATCCTCGACGTCGCCGAGAAGCAGTTCACCAAGGCCACCGGCGCCAAGGTGAAGCTGCAGCTCCAGCAGTGGGACGGCATCACCACGAAGCTCACCACGGCCCTCGCGCAGAAGGACGCGCCGGACGTGGTCGACCTCGGGAACACGCAGGTGCCGGTGTACGCGGCGACGGGTGGCCTGATGGACCTCTCGCCGTACAAGGACGAGCTGGCCGACGGGCAGACGTGGCTCTCCGGGCTCGAGGGCCCGGCGACCGTGGACGGCAAGCTGTACGGCGCCCCGCTCTTCGCCGGCAACCGCGCGGTGATCTACAACAAGAAGATGTGGGCCGACGCCGGGGTGACCGACGTCCCGAAGTCCTACGACGAGCTCACGGCCGACCTCGACAAGGTCAAGGCGAAGAACCCGCAGGCGGACTTCTCGGCGTTCTACATGCCGGGGCAGTACTGGTACGGCGGGCTCCAGTGGGTGTGGGACGCCGGCGGGCAGATCGCCACCGAGAAGGACGGCAAGTGGAAGGGCGCGATCGACTCCGCCGACGCCGTGAAGGGCCTCACCGCATGGAAGGACTTCCAGAACTCGTACTCGGCGAAGTCCACGCAGGACATCAACACCGACAAGCCGGCCGAGTCCGACGTCTTCGCGCAGGGCAACACCTCGGCGATCCTCGGGTCCGCGTGGGAGATCGGTTCGATCACCACGGCGAAGCCCGAGCTCAAGGACCAGATCGGCACGTTCGCGATGCCGTCGAGCACGGCGGGCAAGACGCAGCCGGTGTTCCTCGGTGGCTCCGACCTCGGCATCCCGTCGAAGTCCGCCAACCAGGACCTCGCGCTGTACTACACGAAGATCCTCACCTCGAAGAAGTTCCAGCAGGACCAGGTGTTCGGGGTCGACGGCTGGGAGCCGAACTCCACGCAGCTGCTCGACGCGGTCGCCGGTGACGTGGACGAGCTCCACAAGCCGTACTTCGAGGCCGCTTCCACGAGCCGTCCGACGCCGGCGACCCCGGGCTGGGCGACGATCGAGGGCGACTCGACGTTCCAGACGATGTTCGCGGACGTCGCCACCGGTCGGAAGACGCCGAAGCAGGCAGCCGAGGGCTTCTCGGAGCACCTCACGACCGCGCTCAACGCGCAGCAGTAG
- a CDS encoding DUF2231 domain-containing protein, whose product MPEIRAFRRLTDAVEHASVLDKAVDIDRSVVNALAKPKALRQLLHGVPFGHPLHPLMVQVPLGAWISAAVLDLIGGKANARAAKTLVGVGLVSSGSASVAGYVDWSELDREQLRTGWVHQAVNWVGISLYGLSWMQRKSGNHGAGKLLGFAGLAVVGVGGYLGGHLAYRQRAGVSQHGEVPFGA is encoded by the coding sequence ATGCCTGAGATCCGAGCGTTCCGTCGCCTCACCGACGCCGTCGAGCACGCGAGCGTGCTCGACAAGGCCGTCGACATCGATCGTTCCGTGGTGAACGCCCTCGCGAAGCCGAAGGCACTGCGCCAGCTGCTCCACGGCGTGCCGTTCGGGCACCCGCTGCACCCGCTCATGGTGCAGGTGCCGCTGGGTGCGTGGATCTCGGCCGCGGTGCTCGACCTGATCGGCGGGAAGGCGAACGCGCGGGCGGCGAAGACCCTCGTCGGTGTGGGGCTGGTGTCGTCGGGCAGCGCCTCGGTGGCCGGCTACGTCGACTGGTCGGAGCTCGATCGTGAGCAACTCCGCACCGGTTGGGTGCACCAGGCCGTGAACTGGGTGGGCATCTCGCTGTACGGGCTGTCGTGGATGCAACGGAAGTCCGGGAACCACGGGGCAGGCAAGCTCCTCGGGTTCGCGGGGCTCGCGGTCGTCGGCGTCGGCGGGTACCTCGGTGGGCACCTGGCCTACCGGCAGCGTGCGGGTGTGAGCCAGCACGGTGAGGTGCCGTTCGGCGCCTGA